The Thermoplasma sp. Kam2015 DNA segment AGATCAGACGCAGAATAGCTATAAGACCGGATCCATCGATACTCTTACCCGAGGATCAGGCGCGGGACTCGATAGAAAAGATAATTCCGAAAGAAGCTGGTCTCGAAGATATATACTTTGAGCCAGATACAGGGGAAGTTGTTATAGAACTTGATGAACCCTCTATAATCACCGCGCGTGGAACTGATTACGTCCAGGAGATAAAGAGCAGGACGCAATGGTCTCCCAGAATTGTCCGCGCACCGCCCATGTATTCCAGAACAGTCAAGGAGGTCAGGGAGTTTATGCGCGAGGTGAAGCAGGAACGAAGAGAATTCCTGCATAATCTCGGCGTTAAACTGTCCGGACCACCGATGGTTGGCGAGACATGGGTCAGATTGACTGCCCTTGGTGGCCATTCTGAGGTGGGTAGAAGTGCCACTCTGGTATCCACAAAGAATTCAAAGGTGCTCATAGACTGCGGTATGATGAACGTCGGCCCAGACGCAGATCCATGGGACGCTGCACCATATCTCTATGTTCCTGAGGTACAGCCACTCAGTTCCATCGACGCAGTGATACTCACGCATGCGCATCTTGACCATTCTGGTCTGCTACCCCTGCTTTTCAAATATGGATATGACGGGCCAGTTTACATGACCCAGCCGACAAGGGATCTTGCCGCCCTACTTCAGAATGATTACATCAAGGTGGCGAGGATGGAAGGTGGTAAGGTTCCATACGAATCGAAATTCATACGTGAGGAACTGAAGCATACGATAACGCTTAGGTACGGTGAAACAACCGATATAACCAGAGATATGAGGCTTACATTCTACAACGCTGGTCACATTCTTGGATCGGCCTCGGTGCACCTTCATATTGGTGATGGTCTTTACAACGTTGTGTTATCTGGCGATGTGAAATTCGAAAAGACATGGCTTTTCAACCCAGCAAACAACAAATTTCCAAGGGCAGAGACATTTATGACCGAATCTACCTATGGTGGAAGGGATGACTATTCGTTCACCAGGGAAGAGGCAACGCAGACCCTTATCGATGTGATAAATAGAACGCGTGATCGAGGAGGATCTGTACTCATACCAGTTTTCGCAGTGGGCCGCAGTCAGGAGGTCATGATAGTGCTTGAAGATGCTATGCGCAACGGCAAGATACCACAGATGGATGTGTATCTCGATGGTATGATAATGGAGGCCACCGCAATTCACGCTGCATATCCAGAGTATCTAAACAAGGAGCTACGTGAAGCCATAATGGTGAGAAAAGAGAATCCATTTTTAAGCCCAATATTCAAAAAGGTGGAAACGAAGGAGCAGAGGGAAGACATAGCCGAGAATCCCGAGAGCAAGATCGTTCTGGCCACGTCCGGAATGATGAATGGAGGCCCGGTTATGGAGTATTTCAAGGCATGGTCTTCAAACCCTAAGCACACTCTCGTCTTCGTCGGTTATCAGGCCGATGGTACCCTTGGAAAGAAGATACAGAGCGGCGCTTCAGAGGTAACTCTGTCTGACGAAGGTAGAAACGTCACATATCCCATAAAGATGGACGTTGAGACCGCAGAGGGCTTCTCTGGGCATTCTACAAAAAAGCAACTTCTGGCCTACATTGCCACAATGCAACCAAAACCAAAAAGGATCCTGGTTAATCATGGGGATAACGGAAAAACTGCCGAATTCGCCCGCCTTGTCAGGCAGAGATTTAACATAGAAGCTTATGCACTTAAAAATTTAGAGACCATAAGACTTTTGTAACGGCATAAACATTATATATACATAATTAGATGCACAGGTATGAACATCAAAATAATAGCGATTTCCGTGGCGATTTTTTCTGTCATAGGATTCGCTCTAACGAGTGTGGCTGCCACAGGTCAGACGCCCTATGCGGCCAGTGCCGGCAACTACACTATAAATATATACACCAATAGTGTAATAAAAAATATAACCTACAATGGTACAGCAATTGTTAACTATGGTAAGGTTTCAGGAAGCAACCTATCCGCACAGACAGGAATGTCAGATATGATGGACAATATGAATCAGTTCATCAACTTTCACAATCTGAGCTACATGAGCACTGAAGACGGAAACGGGCTCATAATGGCAACCTATGGGGCGTCTGCCCAAATACAGCTGAACTTTTCTGGAAAGCTGAAGCCTTTCGCGATGGATCAGAAGGATGACATGGGTAACTATGTGAGCCTGTACTATCTTACGATAAGCGGATACAATTTCACGGTAGGATCCAATGTGCAGCCGACCTCTGCGAATAACAACTACACATTCGGTGCGCCCACGCTATCAAAGATCGTGTTTGTTGTAATAATCAGCAACAGCGGACTGCAGGACATGTTCAATCACTTCGAACACGAGCTGAACGGATTCAAGTTCACATACAACAGCACAAGTGGTTTGGTTAACGGAAAATTCCTCAACTTCACCTTCGACAAATCCACTCAAAAGATATCAAAATTCAATGACAAGCTATCGAACCTGACCGTGTTTTCAAACGTAACGGCAAACGCTACTGGCAAGAATAATTTCTCATTCTATCCTGGTATGTACATTGGAAACATCTTCTTTGATTCTTCAGCTTATTATGCCCTGCTGATTCACGACAATCCGGCGCTTCAGTCATCGTTCATGGTGATAAACGGTACAATATACTTCAATGTATCCAAAGACATATCCATAACGGAGAAGAATTTCACCTACAATGCGGCATTCAACTATAGCGGCGAGTTCGATAACATGATCATGGATGCGGAACAGAACTTTTACGGTGGTGCAACTTTCGTATTCCTGAGCGCTCCCCACTTCTATGGAATGATGACCTTCGCAGGTGCTAAGAGTGTCGTTGTGAATGGCACAGAAATAAAGGCCATGACAAATGGCACGATGGTAGCATCATTCGTTTCGCCTCCCGGACTGTCCAATGGCGTGAAGAACTTTGCGCCTATGACATACGCCATGGAGCACGGAAAGCTCGGGCTTCAGATGGCTATAGAAAAAGTTAATTCAACACTCAGCAACATATCGCTGGATCTCAACACATCCGTGCACGCTGTTCTGAAGAGCGCCAATTCCAGTGGAATAGTCATAAATGTCAATTCCTCAGAGTCGGCAGGGACTATAATAGCGGTATACGTCTCACACAGTGTAATGAATGCATCAAAGCTGGTAGTGAAGTTTGACGGATCTGCTGCGGTGCAGGTTTCAGCCTCAGCGCTTGTTAACGAGACCTCAACGACAACAGCATATTACAATGCAACAGCCGATGGCAACGGGACGCTTGTTATGATATATATACCGCATTTCTCGGATCACACCATTGAGATAGAACCTTACGTCGCCACATCATCACTCTCACTGTACTATTACATCGCAATTGTCGTAGTTGTAGTTGCCGTGATAGCTGCAGTAGGATATGTGATGATCAGAAGAAAACAGTAAGAAATCTATTTTTATAATATTTTTATAAAATTTTTATTTTAACTATAGAACAAGTTTTCCATCAGGAGAAACTTTCTTCCAGTCCTCCAGGAATTTTGCCAAGCCTTCATCTGTTTTTGGATGCTTCATAAGAGACTTCAGCACCGAAAACGGTACGGTGACAACATCTGCCCCAATGACAGCGGATCTGAGCACATGGATTGGATTTCGGATTGAGGCCACCAGGATCTGTGTCTTGATGATGTAATTGTTGAATATCGTTCTGATCATATCTATGATCTGCATGCCATCTTCCCCTATGTCATCCAGCCTTCCGACAAAGGGTGATACGTAGGTGGCTCCAGCCTTCGCAGCCAGCAGCGCCTGAATTGGATTGAAAACAAGCGTGCAGTTAGTGTTTATATGTTCGGACGTAAGCGTCCTTATTGCACGCAGACCATCCTCAGTCATGGGTATCTTCACCACTGCATTGTCACCAAGCCCATGGATCTTTCTGGCCTCTTCCACCATGCCCTCGTATTTTGTCGAAACCACCTCAACGCTGACCGGCCCGTCAACCGTTTTCAATATCTCCCGTATGATATCACCATACTTCTTACCGTTGACGGCTTCTTTAGATATAAGTGTTGGATTTGTCGTGACGCCATCCACTATACCCCAGCTTACACCCGTCCTTATCTCATCTATATTTGCGGTGTCAAGGAATATTTTCATAGCTCTTCTCCTCCAGGCAGGTCATGGCTTCGTTTATTATATCTTTAACATCCATGTGGAAATAGGAAAACAGTTCCCATGCCTTTCCAGATTTACCGAAAGTATCCCTCATGCCTATGCGCCTTACAGGAACAGGATAGGACTCTGAGACCACCTCAGCAACGCGACTTCCCAGACCGTTGTATACGGAATGCTCCTCAGCTGTGACTATATGCCCCGTCTCCCTTGCGGATCTTATTATGACGTCTCTGTCGATGGGCTTTATTGAAGACATATTTATGACTCGAGCACTTATGCCTTGCTTCTTGAGCTGTTCGGCCGCCTCCATGGATTTTGAAACCATGACACCATCTGCTATAATTGTCAGATCGGTTCCATCCTTCATAGTGACTGATTTTCCCATCCTGAATTCATAGTCCTCTTCATTGATGACGGGGAATTTCTCCCTGCTCAGTCGGACGTAGTGCGGTTTATCCACATTTGCCAGATAATCGATTACGCTCCTGGTTTCTATTGAATCTGATGGTACTATCACATTCATATTGGGAAGACCGGACATTATGCCCACATCTTCGACGATCTGATGCGTCGCTCCATCCTCTCCAACAGTTATACCACCGTGCGTCACAACGAATCGTACAGGTGCATTATTGTAACAAACGGACTGCCTGATCTGTTCATAGGTCCTCGTTAAGAAAATGGCAAAAGTAGAAACGAATGGCTTCTTTCCGGATAAGGCCAATCCGGCCGCAGTCGTCACCATGGACTGTTCAGATATGCCCATGTTGAAGAACCTGTCAGGAAATGCATTTGCAAAATAACCAGTTTTTGTGGATGAGGAGAGATCAGCATCAAGCACAACTATATCAGCGTCCTTGGAACCAAGCTTTACAAGTTCCTTTCCGTAGGCGTCTCTCAGGCTATCCGATTTCATAGTTCCTCACCAAGCTGTCTCATAGCTCTTCTGTAGAGTTCTTCCGATTCCGGAGGACTGCCATGGTATTTGGGATTGTTCTCCATGAAGTCGACACCCTTTCCCTTCACTGTGTTCGCGATTATGAACGTTGGCCTCTCCGATGTCTTCGATTTTTCGATGGCACTCTCTATCTCACTGAAGCTGTGCCCGTCGATTTCGATCACGTTCCATCCAAAGCTTTCAACCATTGAATGTATATCGTGCAACGGCATTATGTCTCTTGTATATCCGTCAAGCTGTATGCCATTCCGGTCAAGAATCGCAGTTAGATTTCTGAGATTATATTTGTATCCAGCCATGAGGGATTCCCAGACATTCCCTTCCTCCATTTCTCCGTCTCCAAGTATGACGTAAACATGATAATCCAGGTGATCCAGCCGTCCGGCCAGAGCCATCCCCACACCTACACCCAGACCCTGACCGAGTGAACCGGTGGATACCTCAACGCCGGGGATCTCTCTTGAAACATGACCCTCCAGATGGGAATCTATCTTTCTGAAACCGGAGAGTTCTGAAATAGGGAAAAAGCCACGAATCGCCAGTGTCGCATAAAGGGCAGGAGATGCATGTCCCTTGCTCAGAATGAGACGGTCTCTCTTCGGATCTGTAGGGTTCTTCGGATCGATATTCATCTCCTTAAAATATAGAACTGTTAGAATATCAGCGATGCTTAAGGAACCACCAGGATGGCCACTCTGAGCACTGTAGACCATCCTTACTATCTCCCTCCTTATCCGGAGGGCAATCTCGCTCAAGTCTACCTGATAGGTTTCCATTTTATTTACGGGAGATCATATCAAACAAATATATAAGCAAGTATTCATGGATGGAGTAACAAGGCTAGAGTCGCATTCTGTCTGGTGAGATAGACCGATCATTTCCTGTATCTCTTCAGTACAGCCTGCACTTCACGTTTTAGTTTTTCTTCGCTTTCAGGATCCAGCGGATAGAAAGGTGGCCTCGGATTACCTGCATCGTACCCTCTGAGTATCCTTACAAGGCTATAATTGGAAGCCCACTGCCCATATCTTGAGGCAATGTCTATTATTTCATTTATCACCATCTGATTTATTCTACCGAATCTTGCCGTATCCCCAAGAATCTCAACGAACATCCTAGTAGCATAATTTCCAGCTGCAGCAACTGCACCATCTAAACCATTCAATGCAGCATAGAGAATATACGTACTCGGACCAGAGAATACCATAAAATCATCAAGCAGGTATTTGTATCTCATCATATGGTCGATATCATTCACCGTATCCTTAACCCCGATTATATTCCCACCATGGCGCCTTATCTCAAGTGCCATCTTTGCGTTGACATCGTATCCTGTGAACTTTGGATAATTGTAGATGAAAGTATCGGTGATTGAGGATATCTCTGTGTAATACCGTACAATCCATTCATCAGGTATGCCACCGAAATAATATGGAGGTATAGCAGCCACGGCGTAAAAGTTCTTATTCTTAGCGATCTTGGCAAGTTCGATACTCTCCTCTAGATTGAGTGAACCCACCTGAAATATGACCTTTCCGGGAATATCTGAACAGTATTCAGCTAGCTGCGCTCTCTCCTGAAATGACAGTGAAGGTCCCATTCCGTTTGTACCGGCAACAAATATCATATCTACATGATCATCCAGTAGTCTTTTGCAGTGATTTCTGAATTTCTCTTCGTCTATTTGTCCTCCATTGAATGGAGTCAGCACGGGCACAATTTTCAATGGCATATACGAACATTGGTGAAACAGGCATAAATTTATCCCATTCTAGGCTGAACAAATGTTTTTATACTAGAATGCAATACAATTAATTACACATTTTTACACAAAAGTAAAAATGAACCTGTTTCCACCCCTAGGGTGAAATTCCCTGGGGAACAAGATGTTTTATGATTAAATCATATTGCTGATAATTTTTGATTAGATATGTTTGCTAAATTTTAAATATATATTCTGCAATAATCATTAGATAAAATGGAAAACAAGGATGGCGAAATAAAGCTAAATAAAGCACTGACGTTTCCACAGATGCTGGTCATCGGCCTGATCGCCGCAGTTGGTACAGGTGCACTCTTTGCACCCGTTGCCATGGTCAGTGCAGCGGGACCTTCAGCAGTGATTGGCTGGGTAATTGGAGCCATAATGTATGCATTCGTATCCCTAACCTTTGTAGAACTTTCAAAGACCTATCCGGAAGCCGGGGGGCCTTCCAGATATTCTCTTTACACGCATGGCCGTTTTACCAATGCACTCAATGCATTTGCCAGTTTGATATGGTATATATTCATACCGCCGATAGAGGCTCTCGCCACTGTTGAAGGTCTTCAGTACCTGTACCCTCATTTCATCTCAAGTACGGGTGCGCCGACGCTGCTCGGTGCAGGTCTTGGTGTTGTGATCCTTTTGCTGTTCCTTCCGCTTAACTACTTCGGTGTCAGAGCGTTCGGGAGATACTCGTTTTATATAGGAATAATAAAACTTCTGGCTTACCTTCTGGCGGCCTTTGGGATGGCATTCGTATTCTTCAGGTTTCAGAATTTTTATGCGTATAAAGGAGGGTTTGCACCATTTGGCTTTTCTGGCATACTCTTTGCTATACCATTCGCAATGTTTGCCTTTGGCGGTATAAGGGTAGTCCCAGATTACTCAGAAGAGACAACGGAGACAAAGGAAAAGAGGTTCCTTGGCAGAACCATAATATACACCGTTCTGGGTCAGTCGCTAATATACATACTCTTTTCCATTGTATTCATAGCAGGTGTTAAGTGGTCTGCAATAGGTGGAGGTATATCGCCAGGATCCTGGGGAGTTCTGGATACCGTTATAACTGAGAATCCATTTGTATACCTGGCAAGTACGTTCCATTCCTATCCGGTTCTTATAATCGTGCTGATAGTCTCCATACTTGGTCCGTTTGTCACAGGCTATGTTTACGTAGGCGGAGGTGCCAGAGTCCTACTCGCAACGGCAAGATCCAAGATAATGTCCTCCTCTATGAAGAAACTAAGTGAGACCTACGCCGTTCCATACTGGGCAATAATTGCATTTGTTGTAGTTGGAGCCATCGTTGCATTCATCTCAGCGCCTGTTCCAGGTATTTACGCCCTGCTAACAGATGCCGTGGTTGCAGGATATCTCGGCTTTGCAGTAACTCCGGTTTCTATGATAGTAAGCAGGCGCCAGTCAATGACTAAAGAGAGCGACAGGATACCGGGAGGACCGGCTATTGCAGTTATAGCCTTCGTGAGTTCCTCACTTATAGCATTCTGGAGTGGGTGGCCCTCAGTACCGTATGCACTGCTCATATTGACTATAACCATGGTCGTGTTTGGCGCAGTGTTCAAGATAAAAGAACATTTTGTGAACTCATTATGGTACATACTCTACATGGTGTTCATATTGGTGATGTCGTACATCGGTAGCGATGGAGCGCTCAACATCATATCGTTCATCACATCGACGATAATCGTGGTGCTTGTGTCTGCGATTGTCTTCTTCCCATGGGGTATAATTTCAGGGCTCAAAGAGGCGTATGTACCAGAGGGGCAGATACTTCCAGAATTAGACTGATATGGGAAAAATAAAATCTTTTAGTATTTATAGAAAAATTAAGAGTTTGAGGGAAGCAGTAAAACTCTTTTTTTTTAGAACTGGAGATATAACCAATAATTCCAATAACTCGTTTCTTGATAACGAAAGCATAGAACACCATGAGGCGTACATGGGAAAGAGAATAGAGAGAGGTGTATTTCAGTCTGCAAATGGAACATTAATACATGCGGATCTGAACGCATCCTACAACACAATAAGAAAGGCAGTCCCTGAAGCATTTGACGGGATAGAGGGTATTGGGTTATACCCACGAAGTTT contains these protein-coding regions:
- the fsa gene encoding fructose-6-phosphate aldolase, with the protein product MKIFLDTANIDEIRTGVSWGIVDGVTTNPTLISKEAVNGKKYGDIIREILKTVDGPVSVEVVSTKYEGMVEEARKIHGLGDNAVVKIPMTEDGLRAIRTLTSEHINTNCTLVFNPIQALLAAKAGATYVSPFVGRLDDIGEDGMQIIDMIRTIFNNYIIKTQILVASIRNPIHVLRSAVIGADVVTVPFSVLKSLMKHPKTDEGLAKFLEDWKKVSPDGKLVL
- a CDS encoding transketolase — protein: METYQVDLSEIALRIRREIVRMVYSAQSGHPGGSLSIADILTVLYFKEMNIDPKNPTDPKRDRLILSKGHASPALYATLAIRGFFPISELSGFRKIDSHLEGHVSREIPGVEVSTGSLGQGLGVGVGMALAGRLDHLDYHVYVILGDGEMEEGNVWESLMAGYKYNLRNLTAILDRNGIQLDGYTRDIMPLHDIHSMVESFGWNVIEIDGHSFSEIESAIEKSKTSERPTFIIANTVKGKGVDFMENNPKYHGSPPESEELYRRAMRQLGEEL
- a CDS encoding APC family permease, whose amino-acid sequence is MENKDGEIKLNKALTFPQMLVIGLIAAVGTGALFAPVAMVSAAGPSAVIGWVIGAIMYAFVSLTFVELSKTYPEAGGPSRYSLYTHGRFTNALNAFASLIWYIFIPPIEALATVEGLQYLYPHFISSTGAPTLLGAGLGVVILLLFLPLNYFGVRAFGRYSFYIGIIKLLAYLLAAFGMAFVFFRFQNFYAYKGGFAPFGFSGILFAIPFAMFAFGGIRVVPDYSEETTETKEKRFLGRTIIYTVLGQSLIYILFSIVFIAGVKWSAIGGGISPGSWGVLDTVITENPFVYLASTFHSYPVLIIVLIVSILGPFVTGYVYVGGGARVLLATARSKIMSSSMKKLSETYAVPYWAIIAFVVVGAIVAFISAPVPGIYALLTDAVVAGYLGFAVTPVSMIVSRRQSMTKESDRIPGGPAIAVIAFVSSSLIAFWSGWPSVPYALLILTITMVVFGAVFKIKEHFVNSLWYILYMVFILVMSYIGSDGALNIISFITSTIIVVLVSAIVFFPWGIISGLKEAYVPEGQILPELD
- a CDS encoding dihydrodipicolinate synthase family protein, whose protein sequence is MPLKIVPVLTPFNGGQIDEEKFRNHCKRLLDDHVDMIFVAGTNGMGPSLSFQERAQLAEYCSDIPGKVIFQVGSLNLEESIELAKIAKNKNFYAVAAIPPYYFGGIPDEWIVRYYTEISSITDTFIYNYPKFTGYDVNAKMALEIRRHGGNIIGVKDTVNDIDHMMRYKYLLDDFMVFSGPSTYILYAALNGLDGAVAAAGNYATRMFVEILGDTARFGRINQMVINEIIDIASRYGQWASNYSLVRILRGYDAGNPRPPFYPLDPESEEKLKREVQAVLKRYRK
- a CDS encoding beta-CASP ribonuclease aCPSF1, which translates into the protein MGFHDYIEETRQIFDRLYPDNKITEIDYEGPTIVVYTKDPELFAKRDDLARQIAQEIRRRIAIRPDPSILLPEDQARDSIEKIIPKEAGLEDIYFEPDTGEVVIELDEPSIITARGTDYVQEIKSRTQWSPRIVRAPPMYSRTVKEVREFMREVKQERREFLHNLGVKLSGPPMVGETWVRLTALGGHSEVGRSATLVSTKNSKVLIDCGMMNVGPDADPWDAAPYLYVPEVQPLSSIDAVILTHAHLDHSGLLPLLFKYGYDGPVYMTQPTRDLAALLQNDYIKVARMEGGKVPYESKFIREELKHTITLRYGETTDITRDMRLTFYNAGHILGSASVHLHIGDGLYNVVLSGDVKFEKTWLFNPANNKFPRAETFMTESTYGGRDDYSFTREEATQTLIDVINRTRDRGGSVLIPVFAVGRSQEVMIVLEDAMRNGKIPQMDVYLDGMIMEATAIHAAYPEYLNKELREAIMVRKENPFLSPIFKKVETKEQREDIAENPESKIVLATSGMMNGGPVMEYFKAWSSNPKHTLVFVGYQADGTLGKKIQSGASEVTLSDEGRNVTYPIKMDVETAEGFSGHSTKKQLLAYIATMQPKPKRILVNHGDNGKTAEFARLVRQRFNIEAYALKNLETIRLL
- a CDS encoding transketolase family protein yields the protein MKSDSLRDAYGKELVKLGSKDADIVVLDADLSSSTKTGYFANAFPDRFFNMGISEQSMVTTAAGLALSGKKPFVSTFAIFLTRTYEQIRQSVCYNNAPVRFVVTHGGITVGEDGATHQIVEDVGIMSGLPNMNVIVPSDSIETRSVIDYLANVDKPHYVRLSREKFPVINEEDYEFRMGKSVTMKDGTDLTIIADGVMVSKSMEAAEQLKKQGISARVINMSSIKPIDRDVIIRSARETGHIVTAEEHSVYNGLGSRVAEVVSESYPVPVRRIGMRDTFGKSGKAWELFSYFHMDVKDIINEAMTCLEEKSYENIP